ACGTCGGTTGGGGCGAAACGGTTATTCGCTACACTTACGGCAGAGTAACCGACCAGACGGTGGAAAGGGTCATGGGTCAACGTCCAGCCGAACTGATGAACGATGATTCGCTCGGTGCCGGGTTGCAGATGGCGCTCTTTGACCTCGTCGGTAAGATTCTTGAGGTGCCGGTTTATGAACTGATCGGCACAAAGGTACGAGATTGGACGCCGATCTCTTGGTGGTGTGTTGATGCTTCCCCTGAAACCTGGGCGGCTGAAGCACAGGACGCTGTGGCAAACGGTTACACCAGTTTCAAGAATAAGCCGCGCCCGTGGTGGGACATCGTCGCCCAAGTTGAGGCAGTCTCCGAGAGTGTGCCGCCGCATTTCAAGTTAGACCTCGATCCGAACGGGTCGCTCCAGAACGCGTCCGCTGCGATTCCGGTCATGAAGAAATTGGAACAGTACTCTAACGTCGCTATGTTTGAAACGCCGATCCCACAGGACGACATATTGGGCAACAAACAGATCCGCCAATCGGTCAACCGACCGATCGCCATGCACTTCGGAAATCCACCTTATATCACTAGCATCCGTGAGCAGGTGTGCGATGGATTCGTTATCGGCGGCGGGAAGTCCGAGGTTGTGCGGCAAGGTGCCTTGAGCGCCGAAGCACAGATGCCCTTCTGGTTGCAGTTGGTGGGCAACGGCTTAACGACGACGTGGGCTGCCCACTTGGGCGCGGTCTTGACGCATGCGACTTGGCCCACGATTAGCTGCATCAACATCTACAGCGATCATCTCCTGAAAAAGCCGATTGAGGTGGTGGGCGGCTATCAGCAAGTCCCCGATGGGCCCGGACTCGGTGTTGAGTTAGATGAGGATGCTATCGAAAAATATCGGGTGTCTCAAGAGCGGTTGGACGGCTTTGAGAGACGGGGCGAACCAATCCACCCAGAGCCAGAAGTCATCAAGACGGTGGTCTATCCTGACGGCAGCTGCGTCCACATGGTCGACCAAGGACTTGGGTACTTCAACGCAGGCAACGGTCCCGCCTATGTGGAGGGTGTGCGTTTGGAGATTCGGGAAAACGACGGATCCAGCGAGTGGAGCGATCTATTCGCTAGGGCGCAAAAACAGCCGGTGCGTGACCGCTGGAGATAATTAAAATAAGATTACCCGTAACAATCTAAGGAGGCATCTTATGTCATCGGTTGCTGAACGTATAG
This window of the Candidatus Poribacteria bacterium genome carries:
- a CDS encoding enolase produces the protein MKVTDVERIVVDVPFTPRQHKLTRNSISSVYNWSVLELCKVTTDTGHVGWGETVIRYTYGRVTDQTVERVMGQRPAELMNDDSLGAGLQMALFDLVGKILEVPVYELIGTKVRDWTPISWWCVDASPETWAAEAQDAVANGYTSFKNKPRPWWDIVAQVEAVSESVPPHFKLDLDPNGSLQNASAAIPVMKKLEQYSNVAMFETPIPQDDILGNKQIRQSVNRPIAMHFGNPPYITSIREQVCDGFVIGGGKSEVVRQGALSAEAQMPFWLQLVGNGLTTTWAAHLGAVLTHATWPTISCINIYSDHLLKKPIEVVGGYQQVPDGPGLGVELDEDAIEKYRVSQERLDGFERRGEPIHPEPEVIKTVVYPDGSCVHMVDQGLGYFNAGNGPAYVEGVRLEIRENDGSSEWSDLFARAQKQPVRDRWR